A window of Salvelinus alpinus chromosome 31, SLU_Salpinus.1, whole genome shotgun sequence contains these coding sequences:
- the LOC139561462 gene encoding uncharacterized protein has translation MQTMEMKRGLPMEPVAVQGPGMQTMEMKRGLPMEPVAVQGPGMQTMEMKREPVAVQGPGMQTMEMKRGLPMEPVAVQGPGMQTMEMKRGLPMEPVAVQGPGMQTMEMKRGLPMEPVAVQEYCTLKNVNFFPCGFVVHPDAPWLGSSPDGIIFDPSVRPHFGLLEVKCPNVPSYVDCPYLKIQNGELKLKRSHAYYWQVQGQILLTGCSWCDFVSCAQEDMLVERIYKDLQVSKTIREKVDHLYFYHNLQKCLSHLNGSPAWVPSLVVL, from the coding sequence atgcagaccatggagatgaagagggggctacccatggagccagtggctgtacagggacctggtatgcagaccatggagatgaagagggggctacccatggagccagtggctgtacagggacctggtatgcagaccatggagatgaagagggagccagtggctgtacagggacctggtatgcagaccatggagatgaagagggggctacccatggagccagtggctgtacagggacctggtatgcagaccatggagatgaagagggggctacccatggagccagtggctgtacagggacctggtatgcagaccatggagatgaagagggggctacccatggagccagtggctgtacaggaGTACTGCACACTGAAGAATGTTAACTTCTTTCCGTGTGGCTTCGTAGTGCACCCAGATGCTCCGTGGTTAGGATCCTCTCCAGATGGCATCATATTTGATCCCAGTGTGAGACCACACTTTGGACTCTTAGAGGTCAAGTGCCCAAATGTACCAAGTTATGTTGACTGCCCTTACCTGAAGATACAGAATGGAGAGCTGAAGTTGAAGAGATCTCATGCTTACTACTGGCAGGTGCAAGGTCAAATCCTTCTCACAGGTTGTAGCTGGTGTGACTTTGTCAGCTGTGCACAGGAGGACATGCTAGTTGAAAGGATATATAAAGATCTACAGGTTTCAAAAACTATAAGAGAGAAGGTTGACCACTTGTATTTTTACCACAACTTGCAGAAGTGTCTCTCGCACCTGAATGGATCCCCTGCATGGGTGCCAAGTTTAGTGGTTTTATGA
- the LOC139561438 gene encoding uncharacterized protein, with amino-acid sequence MSKQQWFHVFLNERLTAATVEIFGEVEKTVLKYQEENDRLRRLLLITSEVKLCRTDSLQLSVSEEEVPPEQQHCEQEWSPSLGQEDPETIQIKEEQEEVRTSQEEEQLQGRFDTKDSISTPSCVKSECDQEDPCQEAVRAEYPTLSPLKTSKLQLFCVFLNECLTASAAVEIFGAVEETVAEYQEENDLLRRLLRITPEIKLCRIDSLQFSLSVSEEEVPPEQQHCEQDWSPSLGEKDPEPTQIKEEQEEVRTSQEEEQLQGLVDTKDSLFTPSCVKSECDQDPLWSLTLPQTQTVENRESHSKPVDLTPFVTVTHIKGLYIPCDPPDNQNNASTHSSAVCSDPVGLDSSPPLDPSPPLEKHCSKPSTTSRKTHHCRDCGATFALKADLQRHVTLFSNRPSECSSCQKRYNSTCKLKAHVRLCHGGKPCTCPVCGKTFKHKIVLSRHMRIHTGEKPFSCGDCGKNFRLKGHLTTHKLIHTGEKPFICGDCGKIFNRKATLTRHKLTHTGEKPFTCGDCGKIFNRKENLTRHNLTHTGEEPFSCGDCGKNFRLKKNLTTHKLIHTGEKPFICGDCGKIFNRKATLTRHKLIHTGEKPFSCGDCGKSFIYKRGLTRHKLIHTGEKPCTCGD; translated from the exons ATGTCTAAACAACAGTGGTTTCATGTGTTTTTAAATGAGCGCTTAACTGCGGCTACTGTGGAGATTTTCGGGGAAGTTGAGAAAACGGTACTAAAATACCAAGAGGAGAATGATCGGCTACGGAGACTGCTGCTGATCACATCGGAGGTTAAACTATGTAGAACAG acTCCCTgcagctctctgtctctgaagAGGAGGTTCCCCCTGAGCAGCAGCACTGTGAGCAGGAGTGGAGCCCCAGTCTGGGACAGGAGGACCCAGAGACCATACagattaaagaggaacaggaggaagtcaggaccagtcaggaggaagagcagcttcaaGGGCGCTTTGATACCAAAGACTCCATATCCACTCCTTCCTGTGTGAAAAGTGAATGTGATCAGGAGGACCCATGTCAAGAAGCCGTACGAGCTGAATACCCAACTCTCAGTCCACTGAAAACATCTAAACTACagttgttctgtgtgtttttaAATGAATGTTTAACGGCATCTGCTGCTGTGGAGATTTTTGGTGCGGTTGAGGAAACTGTAGCAGAGTACCAGGAGGAGAATGATCTGCTACGGAGACTGCTGCGGATCACACCAGAGATAAAACTATGTAGAATAG acTCCCTGcagttctctctttctgtctctgaagAGGAAGTTCCCCCTGAGCAGCAGCACTGTGAGCAGGATTGGAGTCCCAGTCTGGGGGAGAAGGACCCAGAGCCCACACagattaaagaggaacaggaggaagtcaggaccagtcaggaggaagagcagcttcaaGGGCTCGTTGATACCAAAGACTCCCTATTCACTCCTTCCTGTGTGAAAAGTGAATGTGATCAGGACCCACTTTGGTCCTTGACTCTTCCCCAAACCCAGActgtggagaacagagagagtcaCTCTAAACCAGTGGATCTCACACCTTTTGTCACTGTGACCCACATTAAGGGTCTCTACATTCCCTGTGACCCTCCAGATAATCAAAACAATGCCTCCACCCACAGTTCAGCTGTATGCAGTGACCCAGTCGGACTTGACAGCAGTCCACCATTGGATCCCAGTCCACCATTGGAGAAACACTGTTCAAAACCCAGCACCACGTCTAGAAAAACTCACCACTGCCGTGACTGTGGTGCAACATTTGCTCTGAAAGCTGACCTGCAGAGACATGTGACTCTCTTCAGTAACAGACCCAGTGAATGTAGTTCCTGCCAAAAACGCTACAACTCCACCTGTAAACTGAAGGCCCATGTCCGACTCTGTCACGGTGGGAAACCCTGCACCTGCCCTGTTTGTGGAAAGACCTTCAAACACAAAATAGTTCTGTCCAGGCACATGaggattcacacaggagagaaaccatttagctgtggtgactgtgggaaaaaCTTCCGTCTGAAGGGGCATCTAACCACTCATAAActgattcacacaggagagaagccatttatctgtggtgactgtgggaaaatCTTCAATCGCAAGGCGACCCTAACCAGGCATaaactgactcacacaggagagaagccttttacctgtggtgactgtgggaaaatCTTCAATCGCAAGGAGAACTTAACCAGGCACAATTTGACTCACACCGGAGAGgaaccatttagctgtggtgactgtgggaaaaaCTTCCGTCTCAAAAAGAACCTAACCACTCATAAActgattcacacaggagagaagccatttatctgtggtgactgtgggaaaatCTTCAATCGCAAGGCGACCCTAACCAGGCATAAActgattcacacaggagagaaaccatttagctgtggtgactgtggaaagagttttatttATAAGAGGGGCCTAACGAGACATAAActgattcacacaggagagaaaccatgtACCTGTGGTGACTGA